In one Butyrivibrio proteoclasticus B316 genomic region, the following are encoded:
- the ilvD gene encoding dihydroxy-acid dehydratase produces the protein MAKNSDRVMEGLQQAPHRSLFNALGFTEEERRKPLVGIVSSYNEIVPGHMNLDKITEAVKLAVAEAGGMPVVVPAIAVCDGIAMGHVGMKYSLVTRDLIADSTECLAKAHAFDGMVCIPNCDKNVPGLLMAAARVNIPTVFVSGGPMMAGRVDGHKTSLSSMFEAVGSVSAGKMTPEKLCEYEEKACPTCGSCSGMYTANSMNCLTEAIGMGLPGNGTIPAVYSARIRLAKHAGYAVMNLIEKNIRPKDIMTREAFMNAMAMDMALGCSTNTMLHLPAIAHEAGVELDMEIANEVSAKTPNLCHLAPAGPTYMEDLNEAGGVLAVMSELVKKNLINTDVITATGKTIKENLEGVRNLNPEVIRPIENPYMQSGGIAVLKGNIAPDTGIVKKSAVAPEMMTHEGPARVFDCEEDAISAILGGKIVAGDVVVIRYEGPKGGPGMREMLNPTSAIAGMGLGSTVALITDGRFSGASRGASIGHVSPEAAVGGPIALIEEGDIISIDIPNNALNVKVSDEELAKRREKWQPREPKVNTGYLARYRELVTSGNRGAILEIKK, from the coding sequence ATGGCTAAGAACAGTGACAGAGTTATGGAAGGCCTTCAACAGGCTCCACACAGAAGTTTATTTAATGCTCTTGGATTTACTGAGGAAGAGAGAAGAAAACCTCTTGTTGGTATTGTAAGCTCATATAACGAGATAGTTCCGGGGCACATGAACCTTGATAAGATTACAGAAGCTGTTAAGCTTGCGGTTGCTGAAGCGGGTGGTATGCCTGTAGTTGTTCCTGCTATTGCAGTATGCGATGGTATTGCTATGGGACATGTTGGAATGAAGTATTCTCTGGTTACCAGGGATCTTATCGCTGATAGTACCGAGTGTCTTGCCAAAGCACATGCTTTTGATGGAATGGTATGCATTCCAAACTGTGACAAGAATGTTCCCGGCCTTTTGATGGCTGCAGCCAGAGTGAATATTCCGACCGTATTTGTTTCCGGTGGTCCAATGATGGCTGGAAGAGTTGATGGACACAAGACATCTCTTTCATCTATGTTTGAGGCCGTTGGAAGTGTTTCTGCCGGCAAGATGACTCCTGAGAAGCTCTGCGAATATGAAGAAAAGGCATGCCCTACATGTGGATCCTGCTCCGGTATGTATACAGCTAACTCTATGAACTGTCTTACAGAGGCTATTGGAATGGGACTTCCCGGAAATGGTACAATTCCGGCTGTTTATTCAGCCCGCATCAGACTTGCCAAGCATGCAGGCTATGCAGTAATGAACCTTATAGAGAAGAATATAAGACCTAAAGATATTATGACAAGGGAAGCGTTCATGAATGCAATGGCTATGGATATGGCTCTTGGATGTTCTACAAATACGATGCTTCATTTACCTGCTATTGCCCATGAAGCAGGAGTTGAGCTTGATATGGAAATAGCCAATGAAGTTTCTGCAAAGACTCCTAATCTGTGCCATCTTGCACCTGCCGGCCCTACATATATGGAAGACTTAAATGAAGCAGGCGGTGTGCTTGCAGTAATGAGCGAACTCGTTAAGAAGAATCTTATCAATACAGATGTGATCACAGCCACAGGTAAGACTATCAAAGAAAACCTTGAAGGTGTCAGAAACCTTAATCCTGAGGTGATCAGACCAATTGAGAACCCATATATGCAGTCAGGCGGAATAGCCGTTCTCAAGGGAAATATCGCTCCTGATACAGGTATTGTCAAAAAGTCAGCTGTTGCTCCTGAGATGATGACACATGAAGGACCTGCAAGAGTATTTGACTGTGAAGAAGATGCGATTTCTGCTATTCTTGGGGGTAAGATTGTAGCAGGAGATGTTGTGGTTATCAGATATGAAGGACCTAAGGGTGGCCCAGGTATGAGAGAAATGCTCAATCCTACATCTGCAATTGCCGGTATGGGACTTGGCTCAACCGTAGCACTGATTACTGATGGAAGATTTTCCGGAGCGAGCCGCGGAGCCTCTATTGGACATGTGTCCCCTGAGGCGGCTGTGGGTGGACCGATTGCTCTTATTGAAGAGGGAGATATTATCAGCATTGATATTCCTAACAATGCCCTTAATGTTAAGGTTTCTGATGAAGAACTAGCTAAGAGAAGAGAAAAATGGCAGCCAAGAGAACCTAAGGTTAATACAGGTTATCTTGCTCGTTATAGAGAACTTGTTACATCAGGTAACAGAGGAGCTATTCTGGAAATTAAGAAATAA
- the ilvB gene encoding biosynthetic-type acetolactate synthase large subunit — MQLTGAQIVLECLKEQGVNTIFGYPGGTILNIYDELYKQSDNFLHILTSHEQGAAHAADGYARSTGKVGVCFATSGPGSTNLVTGIATAYMDSVPMVAITCNVTLPLLGKDSFQEVDIAGITMPITKHGYIVKDVKELADTIRKAFKIARSGRPGPVLVDITKDVTAKTCDFRPVVIADEEPAKTFKTDDINTAVKMIKASKRPYIYVGGGAVISGASEELKKFAELVQAPVCDTLMGKGAFDGTNKLYTGMIGMHGTKTSNFGVSECDLLITLGARFSDRVTGNAKTFASKAKILQIDIDAAEINKNIHVNYAIVGDLKKVLECINSKLDQMDHSQWLAKIDEYKEKYPLSYDTSKLTCPYIIEELDKLTKGDAIITTDVGQHQMWAAQYYKYREPRTFLTSGGLGTMGYGLGACIGAKVANPDKHVINIAGDGCFRMNMNELATASRYDLPVIEIVINNSVLGMVRQWQTLFYEQHYSQTVFHDKVDYCKVAEGLGCMAIRVTKKSEVVPALKKALKSDKPVLIDCIIEEDDKVFPMVPAGASISDAFDEKDLSSKSE, encoded by the coding sequence ATGCAGCTTACCGGAGCACAGATTGTTCTTGAATGTCTCAAGGAACAGGGAGTTAACACAATCTTTGGATATCCTGGGGGAACTATATTAAATATTTATGACGAATTGTATAAGCAAAGTGATAACTTTTTGCACATTCTGACCAGCCATGAACAAGGGGCTGCCCATGCAGCTGATGGCTATGCTAGATCCACAGGAAAGGTTGGGGTTTGCTTTGCTACAAGCGGACCCGGTTCAACTAATCTCGTAACCGGAATTGCTACAGCATACATGGATTCTGTTCCCATGGTTGCTATAACCTGCAATGTTACCCTTCCTCTTTTGGGAAAGGATTCCTTTCAGGAGGTTGACATTGCCGGTATTACTATGCCGATTACCAAGCATGGGTACATTGTAAAAGATGTTAAAGAACTGGCTGATACTATTCGCAAGGCATTTAAGATTGCAAGAAGTGGAAGACCGGGACCTGTTCTGGTTGATATTACAAAAGATGTTACTGCCAAAACCTGTGATTTCAGACCTGTTGTAATAGCTGATGAAGAGCCGGCAAAGACTTTTAAGACAGATGATATTAATACTGCTGTCAAGATGATCAAGGCTTCTAAAAGACCATATATTTATGTCGGTGGCGGGGCAGTAATTTCAGGAGCATCTGAGGAACTAAAGAAATTTGCTGAGCTTGTTCAGGCACCTGTTTGCGATACCTTAATGGGCAAAGGTGCTTTTGACGGTACCAATAAGCTTTATACCGGAATGATAGGTATGCATGGTACTAAAACATCTAATTTTGGTGTAAGTGAATGTGATCTTTTAATAACTCTTGGTGCAAGATTTTCAGACAGAGTTACAGGTAATGCCAAGACGTTTGCTTCTAAGGCCAAGATTCTTCAGATTGATATAGATGCTGCCGAGATCAACAAGAATATTCATGTTAATTATGCTATAGTTGGAGACCTTAAGAAAGTTCTTGAGTGCATCAATTCCAAGCTTGATCAGATGGATCACAGCCAGTGGCTGGCTAAAATTGATGAGTATAAAGAAAAATATCCACTTTCCTATGATACAAGTAAACTTACCTGTCCTTATATTATCGAGGAACTTGATAAGCTGACTAAGGGAGATGCTATCATTACAACTGATGTTGGACAGCATCAAATGTGGGCTGCTCAGTATTATAAATATAGAGAGCCGAGAACTTTCCTTACAAGTGGAGGACTTGGCACAATGGGCTATGGCCTTGGAGCTTGCATAGGAGCCAAGGTCGCCAATCCCGATAAGCATGTGATCAATATTGCCGGTGACGGATGTTTTAGAATGAATATGAATGAACTTGCTACAGCGTCAAGATATGATCTTCCTGTTATTGAAATTGTTATAAATAACAGTGTTCTTGGCATGGTAAGACAGTGGCAGACTTTATTCTATGAACAGCACTATTCTCAGACAGTGTTCCATGATAAAGTAGACTATTGCAAGGTTGCAGAGGGACTTGGCTGCATGGCTATTCGTGTGACCAAGAAGAGTGAAGTTGTTCCTGCACTCAAAAAAGCTCTAAAATCTGATAAACCTGTGCTTATTGATTGTATAATAGAAGAAGACGATAAGGTATTTCCTATGGTTCCAGCTGGAGCATCTATTAGTGATGCTTTTGATGAGAAGGATCTATCTTCTAAGTCTGAATGA
- a CDS encoding L,D-transpeptidase: MKKRGLIAALIIACVLVAGGSLYVFLSLWYEGVFPAFIWIGDIYCTGKSIDEVNEELVNKYPYDGIRVIDISGEELFISADDIDMHYSFKPSLGVIMECRGGFKWWQTLYRKKNLESEIAPNISFDEDLLAYKLQNWDVLTSNDELYAKLVKGDNGYEIESNYDNFPIMQNIVFNVLDAIYRYQTEIDLSKVYEIQTGTVTEYSQNNYEDISSLIAVEHEDIVREFDKINELQSKDISFGIFSEKIIVTPNDICSFFLTSGDLEEALSEKNTKKGDGQGLFIVGGEEKELSEEDSFYDNNGLIEDENGNIIISESRIYAYAEELADKYTTGWCMERYRKGVSDIILIGNGKKGDGSLVDRNAVFKSVKNAFLVSGSLDTEERAVDASEEGTGDIFVKGIREFNAKEMLGKTYIEVDMNKQHLYYYVDGILNMDMPVVTGNVNRGRATPTGIFDVYNKRYHTYLRGADYVSYVNYWLGVNKGVGIHDANWRSKFGEEIYKTDGSHGCINCPEEKVSLLWEVVEVGTPVVLYY, encoded by the coding sequence ATGAAAAAAAGAGGCCTGATAGCAGCGCTTATTATAGCGTGCGTTTTGGTTGCGGGTGGATCACTCTACGTATTCTTAAGTTTGTGGTACGAGGGTGTTTTTCCTGCGTTTATTTGGATCGGTGACATTTATTGCACCGGTAAGTCAATTGATGAGGTCAATGAGGAACTTGTTAATAAGTATCCTTATGATGGAATAAGAGTAATAGATATTTCAGGGGAAGAGCTCTTTATCTCAGCAGATGACATAGACATGCATTATTCATTTAAACCTTCTCTTGGTGTGATAATGGAGTGCAGAGGAGGATTTAAGTGGTGGCAGACTCTGTATCGCAAAAAGAATCTTGAAAGTGAAATAGCTCCAAACATTTCATTTGATGAGGATCTTCTTGCCTACAAGCTTCAGAATTGGGATGTACTTACGTCCAATGATGAACTTTATGCCAAACTTGTTAAAGGGGATAATGGCTATGAAATCGAATCCAATTATGACAACTTCCCCATTATGCAAAATATAGTTTTTAATGTTTTGGATGCCATATACAGGTATCAGACAGAAATCGATCTTTCTAAGGTGTATGAGATACAGACTGGTACTGTAACTGAGTATTCCCAAAATAACTATGAGGATATATCAAGCTTAATTGCCGTTGAACATGAGGACATAGTTCGTGAATTTGATAAGATTAACGAGCTTCAGTCCAAAGATATATCTTTTGGTATTTTCAGTGAGAAGATTATAGTCACCCCTAATGATATATGCAGCTTTTTCCTTACTAGCGGAGATCTTGAGGAGGCACTTTCTGAAAAGAACACCAAAAAGGGCGATGGACAAGGTTTGTTTATTGTTGGTGGTGAAGAAAAAGAACTGTCTGAAGAAGATAGTTTTTATGACAACAACGGTCTCATAGAAGATGAAAACGGTAATATCATAATATCCGAGAGCAGGATTTATGCCTATGCTGAGGAACTTGCTGATAAATATACCACAGGCTGGTGTATGGAACGCTATAGAAAGGGAGTTTCAGATATCATTCTCATTGGAAATGGTAAAAAAGGCGATGGGTCGCTTGTTGACAGAAATGCGGTATTTAAAAGTGTTAAGAATGCATTTCTTGTAAGCGGCAGCTTGGATACCGAGGAGAGAGCGGTAGATGCTTCTGAAGAAGGCACCGGGGATATTTTTGTGAAAGGCATTAGAGAGTTTAATGCCAAAGAAATGCTCGGAAAAACATACATTGAAGTGGATATGAACAAACAGCACCTTTATTACTATGTGGATGGCATTCTCAATATGGATATGCCTGTTGTTACCGGCAATGTTAATAGAGGACGCGCTACGCCTACCGGAATTTTTGATGTATACAATAAACGCTATCACACTTATTTGAGGGGCGCTGACTATGTGTCTTATGTGAATTACTGGCTTGGTGTTAATAAAGGAGTTGGCATTCATGATGCAAACTGGCGCAGCAAATTTGGCGAAGAAATATATAAAACTGACGGATCTCATGGATGCATAAATTGTCCTGAAGAAAAAGTATCACTTCTGTGGGAAGTTGTAGAGGTTGGGACACCTGTTGTCCTGTATTACTGA